The nucleotide sequence TTGAGAAAGCAGAGGAAGAGTTTGGTTTTGATCAGAGCGGCGCCCTCACCATCCCTTGCGAGGTCGAGACTTTCAAGTACTTACTTAAATGCATGGAGAACAATCCTAATGATCATCACCCTGATGAAGATGACAACTCCGGTAAGCCCAAAGACCTCTCTCTTATCTAGACCATCATATCAATGGCCAAGCCAGGCTTAAAATCAGGCAGGACTGGGTTTAAACCATGATGAATCAAGGCTAAAAACATGCTGGGCTGCAAATGGGCCTGTCGAGCCTGTTAGGGATACATTAGCAACCACCATACGCTTATCATCTTTTCTGCTCCATTAACAATCAGAAGAGActttacaaattgtttgatgAGAAATCAAGCAATAGATTGGTCACTATATTGTTATGCTGATTTTTGAGAAACAAGAGCGATACTGATGGTTTTGTCTTGTCTTTTGCAGATGAGGAGGCAGTAGCAGCAAAGGAAGAGTAAATACAAGtcaagtgataaaaaaaaaactcctataactttttattttgttaccaTGATTCTTgttatcttttaattaatcatatactgATGGAAACTAATAGGGATGATAAATTTGGGGTGTAATTGTAAAAATCaggttatttttttgtgttttcctggttttttttctttcttcattcttTGTCAATGACGATATAAGTTTACTAGCCATATATGTTAGATGTGAAAGGATTTGGTGGTCAAAGTGTGATAcgaaattataaacaaaaatataacctCTTGAACGAAAACATGTGCACATTTCTTGTCTTCTCGTCAATTGTTATTATCGAAAACGACTGTTATGTGTGTCAATCAAGTAGACTAGTGAATAATATGCAACAAACTTATATACTTTATATGGCATGGggtatatatcaatatatggCTTGTGGTTGATTTTTTCAAGAACTGGTCGGATTTGGtgtaaatactttttatttaagATTTTGAGGGGTTACATATACATGGAGTGTAGTTGATTTGTCAAgaatttgtgtgtatatatacgttttattttattttagctgATGTATATATGGATTGTTGCCTTGTTGGATCACAATTAATTGTGAATACACgtaatttaatatgttgttcAGTCTACTGGTATGGGAAGCTCCAATTGTGTTCCCATGCGGCCATGCGATAATGTTCTTGTGTGCGTGGGCATGTGGGGACAAATTAAGAGTATATATGTTACTTTGGAATACTTATTTTATCATACGTTTGGGAATTGTGGAACGTCATAAAACAGGAAAACATATGGATTAGTTTTACATGTGAATTTTTAGAACTAAAAATGCAAAACCTTTTTACAACATGTCAGCATATCTTTTGAGAAAACGAAAATTAAAGATGACGTAGTTCTTTTGTGGAAAATTAAttctgtgtttctttttttaagaagataaataaaatttcacaTTGACGAGGTGTCCGGACTCCGGAAGCCCCCTTCTCCCCTGCGTCAACCCTCATATTTcctttgtgaaatattttaatgacGTATGGGCCAAtcagtataaaataaaatataagatgaaTTGATTAGGGTTGAAATTTTGTAACCCGTGATTGATCGATCTAGTTCACGAAGTCTGCTATACTCATTTGACCGCCGTAGCTCCGAGTATTGTATATATATCCAATATATTGATCAACATTGACATTGCAATTAGTTTTATCCAGTGCCGGCTTAACAGGGAGGGCGGGCAGTGCGACCGCTCCGGGTACATAGATTAAAGAGACATATACGTATCAGAAAAGGggcacacatttttttttttctgtaagtTAAAGAggcagaaaaaatatatttttaatttaaaggggcacaaaaaaaaaatttgtaagctaaaaatgggcacaaaaaaaaattatatgaaccaaaaagacttttaaaaaaatatcagtaaGTTTTTCTATAGGTTAaggggcattttttttttgtttgcccaGGGACACGTAATATGTTTAAGCCGGCACTGGTTTTATCCCGTACATATTAAAATTGATCATTCTTATATTACATTGCAAGTCAATGTTTACACAcaatatacatttatttatcgGTTGTCGTATCgtttaacagaaaaaaatatatatataaaattttgtttaacgaAAGACTGTAAAGTATACGAAGTATAGAATATACAAACAGCATCATATATTTCGGACGGACCTAAATTAATTGTAAAGAAGTTAACAAGCGTAGAACTCGACGAGTTCGTGGACGGACTCGGGACGTGACTCGTCGGCGTCGGCGTTCTCCAGCATCCAAAGTAAATGCTCAAACAAGACAACTTCGCACGACACGGAGATGGAACCATCCTCGCTGCCGCCACAGCCACCATCCACCGCCGCTAGCTGCTGAAAGAGCGGGTGGCTCACGACGTCAGAGCTCACATGGTACTGTCGACGTGTTCGGCCGACGTAGACAGTTTGAAGATATTCAGAGGGAAATGCACTCACGGCGGAGGATCGGCCGTGATTAGCTGGAGCCGACGATGGCTGGTTTGGCTTGGTGTTGAATGAGTTGAGCTTCTTCAAAACTGACTTCAGCTTCATCAGTTTGTTTCCTCCTTTCGCCATTTTCGATTCGGTTTGGAGACTTTAACGCCGGAGTGAGTTTTTCGgtaagagatagagagagagatgtcgaTGTCGAAGAAAGGAATGAGAATGGGGTtctttatataaagtttatagGGGTAGTTTCGTAGTTATAGTTTCTTTTTCGCCCAatagaaatttgttttaaaaaatttgagaacCCTCAGGTACCTTATCAACCGATTTTGAATAGCCAATAATCTATAAGTttcctttattttatatttgggCAAATCTCTATAAGTAGCCTATAAGTTGCCAAGAGTCGGAAGCAATTATTCGAAAAGATTATGATTatgaattagaaaaataaaagcgaGTGTCACACACCCTAAAAAATACTtttgcttttatataaaaaaaaaccatgcaAATCCACATCACTCCAAAAGTTTTTGTTATCCCAGTCAACCATATACATCATCATTGCTCcatgatgatttaaaatttatttaactaacGTTTTAACTACGTTGTGGTAAGACCCTATGAGAGACTTCGAGTGTGTAAAACTATTATCTTGGTGGATGAAGTTTGGATTAGTGTTGGATTTTCATCATCACTTTTTAATGGAAATAAATTCGGATGGTAAAGTATCATGACGACTTTATTATACACCCCTAGACTATATATTTTGATGCaatgtatatacatatcttCAACGAATTTTCATtgtattcattttaaaattttaattgtaccTTTTTTCAACGaactttaattgtttatttaataatcacatttttttcttctaacaatTTATGGAGTtcccatatttttttcttgtttatacaCAATGTTTTATCTTTGAATGAAGATCATAACAATATAAATGAAAACTTGAACTTTATGTAATCactcaataattataataaattaatccaACAACTAAAGGAGGTTCATGAACTTTAAAAGCGGCTACTTCTATTTTGTTAGGTAATTTGGCTAGTATCTAGACTATTAtttcttttgattaaaaaaattatcatcttctttttttccttacaCATAACATGTTACAAAACACCTATGTATCAAATTgccaaatttttttgtcatgttGTTGTGGTTAGATTAGAGTCCGACATTATTCTTTTGTGcaatgtatttattatttacgtTGTATTGGCCACTACTGTTACAGCATGTGAGTTCCGGAAgatttgtctctcttttttttacgtAAAAATGTTATCATAATCAGCCGACACAATGAGCATCAAATGTCTTTCTAATCATGTAACCAatgtattaatatttaatatattggaCCTCCTCCTAGTAATTTGTCTActtataatttatgaaaaagttTATCAATCCTCTTAATAAACTATGCCATAATATTAATTAGAAGTGAGAAATAAAAGATTGGCGGAAGAGTCCAAGTAAAGATAATATAGAAGAAATTAAGATGAGAGTAACTACCAATTCTaactttattataaattaaatttgttaatgaAAATTTCAAGTCCAATATGGGCGGACTCTTCACCTGCCAAAGCGTCAAGCTGTAGACGAACCGTTTAGACGAATACGACGGAGCTTATTTTCTTTCCCAAAAGGCCAAAACGTTCGTTGAAAGACTCTGGttgttgtttttctccttcaaacttcaaagtaaGAATCAATTATTACCTCTttgaaaaaagacaaaagatattattttggattttgcatTTGCGTTTACAATGTATAATCATGTCTGatgaaaaataaactaatttatgGTATACGGTGGTGATTGAGAATTTGTCATGTAGGTCAAAGCCAATATTGAGTTGAGTACTTAATGTTTTATACTACGGATATCCAGTTTTTCCTTACAAGTTTCGAAGATAAGTATGAAACTTCACTATGAAATTCATGGCCAAAGAATATGACTtacataaattgtattttatgAGTATATATACAGTAGTTACAAAATGATGTTtgatattctagtaattttACTTTCAAAACGTTTGTAAATCCCttacaaaatgtatttcaaaataaTGGCTAACCGCGTCGATAAAATATCACATTAGCATTCATAGTTTAGGTTCGCCAttgcaaaacatatatataatctaaactTGTGAAAAACCTAAACCATGGAAATTATCATGAAGTTGATAATAAGCTTTAGTTCTTAATATCAGAAGTGTCTTAACCAAAGGGGAATGCACACACATGTGTGTTCCCCACTTCTAAGTGGTGCATAGCCCGTGGACAATAAGACCAAACATTTGTTTTGAGgaaacattttaaaacaataCCGAAAGTATAATAAATACTTAATAAACCGTTTTTATTCCCTCTTAGTGTATGTTGGTAAGCGAGGACCCATTTGGatcttttgatgtctttttattCAAAgtattatatcatcaaaatatatattgtcgGAAACCCAAGAATTCTCCCTATATTATTATCCCTTTGTCTTCCAAATTATTAGTATTAGCTAATGAGAATCGATTGAACCCTTATATGTTTTAATCACACGGCGGAGAATCGGACTAATCATAAGATATAACTCTGACACAAGGGTTATATAAATGAGAGATGCTTCGAATTTGTGATCATCACAAGAAATAATATCCTCCATATATCTACCTACTTAGAATCTTAGATTATAATTTGATCAAGTTGTTTCCAcacatattattatataacatCGACATGAAAATCCTTCTTGTTACAAAGATTGTTGCACTATACATGTGAGAAATTCGACCATCGTCAACCATACCAAACAAGAAAGACATGTGCAACGAGTTGGTGTAGATTGACTTTATGCGTCTCCACTTGCATGGTATTAATGACACTCTTCAATCTTATTACATTGTGAATTATTGTGCAGCAATTTGGGTCAACAACAGTAACATTCGTAGATGAATGCAAGTTGTATGTACCTCTACGGGTGGCAGTAGGCGTGAGTTATCATATTATGTGTTTAGAACCTGAAAGAGTATAGTGATGTATAAAAAGGTCTTCTGATTCGTAGATACATAATCAATTTCACAA is from Camelina sativa cultivar DH55 chromosome 20, Cs, whole genome shotgun sequence and encodes:
- the LOC104770458 gene encoding uncharacterized protein LOC104770458; translated protein: MAKGGNKLMKLKSVLKKLNSFNTKPNQPSSAPANHGRSSAVSAFPSEYLQTVYVGRTRRQYHVSSDVVSHPLFQQLAAVDGGCGGSEDGSISVSCEVVLFEHLLWMLENADADESRPESVHELVEFYAC